One part of the Dermacentor silvarum isolate Dsil-2018 chromosome 6, BIME_Dsil_1.4, whole genome shotgun sequence genome encodes these proteins:
- the LOC119455836 gene encoding coatomer subunit zeta-1-like produces the protein MESMLLEPTLYTVKAIAILDNDGNRILAKYYDNTFPSAKEQKAFEKNLFNKTHRANAEIIMLDGLTCVYRSNVDLFFYVMGSSHENELILCSALNCLYDSINQILRKNVEKKVLLDNLDIIMLAVDEICDGGIILEADPTSILQKVALRTDDIPLGEQTVAQVFQSAKEQLKWSLLK, from the exons ATGGAGTCTATGTTGCTG GAACCTACACTGTACACGGTGAAAGCAATCGCCATCCTTGACAACGATGGGAACAGAATTTTGGCCAAG TACTATGACAATACCTTTCCGTCAGCCAAAGAGCAAAAAGCATTTGAGAAGAACCTATTCAACAAGACACATCGGGCAAAC GCCGAAATCATAATGCTGGATGGATTGACGTGCGTCTACCGGAGTAACGTGGACCTGTTCTTCTACGTGATGGGAAGCAGTCATGAGAATGAG CTGATCCTGTGCAGCGCTTTGAACTGCTTGTACGACTCCATCAACCAGATTTTAAGAAAAAATGTGGAAAAGAAAGTTCTTCTGGACAACCTAGACATCATCATGCTCGCTGTTGACGAGATCTGTGACGGCGG CATCATTCTGGAAGCAGACCCCACCTCAATTCTTCAGAAGGTCGCATTGAGAACTGATGACATTCCACTCGGGGAACAAACTGTTGCACAG GTGTTCCAGTCTGCCAAGGAACAACTGAAGTGGTCACTATTGAAGTAG